In the genome of Cryptomeria japonica chromosome 8, Sugi_1.0, whole genome shotgun sequence, one region contains:
- the LOC131078451 gene encoding zeatin O-glucosyltransferase translates to MRWLDTQAPASVLYVSYGSMSSLSATQIRELADGLERSGQPFLWVLRVSDGAHLSTEAEFDLACKFLEQEYTGRLGGRGFIARNWAPQLDILFHTSTGGFLTHCGWNSTMESISAGVGMLAWPLHTDQFANAALITQELKAGVEVKEWGNAEENEEVSADEVEKAVKRLMASEEGMQVRKRAQELRGEARKAVGDGGSSWKDMGSLLHDFSQPFSD, encoded by the coding sequence ATGAGATGGTTAGATACACAGGCTCCGGCGTCCGTTCTCTATGTTTCATACGGCAGTATGTCTTCTCTTTCGGCGACACAGATCCGAGAACTGGCCGACGGATTGGAACGCAGCGGGCAGCCTTTCTTGTGGGTCCTCAGGGTTTCTGACGGAGCCCATTTATCGACAGAAGCGGAGTTCGATTTGGCTTGCAAGTTTTTGGAACAAGAGTACACGGGGCGATTAGGGGGACGGGGTTTTATAGCAAGGAATTGGGCGCCTCAGCTTGACATCCTATTTCACACGTCGACGGGTGGGTTTTTAACGCACTGCGGGTGGAACTCGACAATGGAGAGTATCAGCGCCGGAGTGGGCATGCTGGCCTGGCCTCTGCACACCGATCAGTTCGCCAATGCTGCTCTAATAACACAAGAGTTGAAAGCTGGCGTGGAAGTGAAAGAATGGGGAAATGCAGAGGAAAATGAGGAGGTGAGTGCGGACGAAGTTGAGAAAGCAGTGAAACGTTTGATGGCAAGTGAGGAGGGAATGCAAGTAAGAAAAAGGGCACAGGAATTGAGAGGCGAGGCTCGGAAGGCTGTAGGCGACGGAGGATCTTCGTGGAAGGATATGGGTTCTCTTCTCCATGACTTTTCACAACCATTTTCCGATTAG
- the LOC131857779 gene encoding cis-zeatin O-glucosyltransferase 2-like, with product MAGDGSDARMRVVVVPLPAQGHLNQLLHFSRAIAQRGASISFVATSTHIHQVRQRVQGWDLHKFDIHFEELPMPHVTGEELDVQSTNTFPLHLIPLFEAVEDQLGFHVDQLLHTICSENSKRVLIVYDASMGWIQTLATKYSILAYIFRSTSAYYNLRRKQVRDETWDLPERLIKYSRRQRSLLGPAKGRDIS from the coding sequence ATGGCCGGAGATGGAAGTGATGCGAGAATGCGAGTGGTCGTGGTGCCACTCCCCGCACAGGGGCACCTCAATCAGCTCCTTCATTTCTCCAGAGCTATCGCCCAACGGGGAGCAAGTATATCGTTCGTGGCCACCTCCACCCATATTCACCAAGTCCGCCAGCGTGTTCAGGGATGGGATCTTCACAAGTTCGATATTCATTTCGAGGAATTGCCCATGCCTCATGTCACGGGTGAAGAGCTCGATGTTCAGAGTACTAATACGTTTCCGCTTCACTTGATTCCTCTGTTTGAGGCTGTGGAGGATCAGCTAGGGTTTCATGTCGATCAGCTACTGCACACTATCTGCTCCGAAAACAGTAAGAGAGTACTTATTGTCTACGACGCATCTATGGGATGGATTCAAACGCTGGCTACCAAATATTCAATCCTTGCCTATATCTTCAGATCCACTAGCGCTTATTATAACCTGAGGAGGAAGCAGGTACGTGATGAGACATGGGATTTGCCTGAAAGATTGATAAAATATTCAAGGCGCCAAAGGTCTCTGTTAGGGCCTGCCAAGGGAAGGGATATATCATAA